The Sulfitobacter sp. S223 genome has a window encoding:
- a CDS encoding VOC family protein, translating to MVQSIAHIALVVRDYDEAIAYYCDVLDFDLLADEYQPEQDKRWVLVRPKGGAGTSLLLARADGPDQEPFVGAQSGGRVFLFLETDDFERDYAAYCAKGVTFTRPPVIQPYGRVAVFSDLYGNLWDLIQFTAK from the coding sequence ATGGTTCAGTCTATCGCCCATATCGCACTGGTTGTCCGGGATTACGACGAAGCCATTGCGTATTACTGTGATGTTCTGGATTTTGATCTATTGGCAGATGAATACCAGCCTGAACAAGACAAGCGGTGGGTGTTGGTGCGTCCGAAAGGCGGGGCAGGGACATCTTTGCTGCTGGCCCGTGCCGACGGTCCCGATCAAGAGCCATTTGTCGGAGCCCAGTCAGGTGGCCGGGTTTTTCTTTTTCTGGAAACAGATGATTTTGAACGCGACTACGCCGCATATTGCGCGAAGGGTGTCACGTTCACGCGGCCGCCGGTCATCCAACCCTATGGCCGCGTGGCTGTCTTTTCCGATCTTTACGGCAATCTCTGGGATTTGATCCAGTTCACCGCAAAATAA
- a CDS encoding invasion associated locus B family protein: MTKFSTAMTLCAALAVFAPAAVLAQTTEPAAEAETAPATSDVQDLLSLGEDASGATEIGKPYTRETIGAWEMRCIKVEEGEEPCQMYQLLDDGEGVPVAEVSLFRLPDGGKAIAGATVIVPLETALPQQFTMAVDGDKARRYPYAFCNPVGCYVRLGLTAADIAAFKRGNEAKMTIVPALAPDQKVELTLSLEGFTASYDKVSVLDQ, from the coding sequence ATGACCAAGTTTTCGACAGCCATGACGCTTTGCGCCGCTCTTGCTGTATTCGCACCGGCTGCTGTTCTTGCACAGACAACCGAACCTGCCGCAGAAGCAGAAACAGCGCCTGCCACATCTGACGTTCAGGATCTGCTGAGCCTCGGTGAGGATGCAAGCGGGGCAACCGAGATCGGGAAACCTTACACACGCGAAACAATCGGAGCGTGGGAAATGCGCTGCATCAAGGTTGAAGAAGGCGAAGAGCCTTGCCAGATGTACCAGCTGCTTGACGATGGCGAAGGTGTTCCCGTTGCTGAAGTGTCGCTGTTCCGCCTGCCCGATGGTGGCAAAGCAATCGCCGGCGCCACGGTTATCGTCCCACTCGAAACCGCCCTGCCACAGCAGTTCACAATGGCTGTAGATGGCGACAAAGCGCGCCGCTACCCCTATGCGTTTTGTAATCCTGTTGGTTGCTACGTACGTCTGGGCCTGACGGCTGCTGACATCGCGGCGTTCAAGCGTGGCAATGAGGCGAAGATGACCATCGTTCCCGCGTTGGCACCTGATCAGAAAGTGGAACTGACCTTGTCACTTGAAGGCTTCACAGCGTCTTATGATAAAGTTTCCGTTCTGGACCAGTAA